The following are from one region of the Littorina saxatilis isolate snail1 linkage group LG4, US_GU_Lsax_2.0, whole genome shotgun sequence genome:
- the LOC138964649 gene encoding G-protein coupled receptor moody-like, producing the protein MANRSSAAMADVGVRTLGSRLDRDNLESQVALYGAVALMSIIIFVGCAGNLMVILAVRTTKKLQTVSNAFVVNLSVCDLLFVTVILPFNMYTYLTDGWNLPHALCKAIGFLGYTLTGTTIITITLIAWNRYKLVVDSQSYRRLFSPKRIAVMLTMAWVVPMLSLIPALLEVWGRFGYVAMMVTCNLLLDHDSQSFKLFLLMVRAVVPCSLIIYYYVRIYRTTKASHRRVRQGRLLAASVGQLDQMIQRKELHLTKMMATIFIVFALSYFPCTVSSIVDWNTVLSKRFHMFCLITIYMGSAVNPLIYGLMNSQFRLAYYTILLCQCCKPAKASHYRTDTVSPTLSSKIYAKRNKGRKSHNSPTTKLTSDSNTPVPSPQQQQHICKFSHANEQDCPTPLSSPESVARAKFNLLSDTDSPLSSPEPSVRRFIKLHRTETEKTCVPDYEPEVASSEDI; encoded by the exons ATGGCCAACAGATCTTCGGCAGCCATGGCAGATGTCGGGGTGCGCACTCTGGGCAGTCGGCTGGACAGAGACAACCTGGAGTCCCAAGTAGCGCTCTACGGTGCAGTCGCTCTCATGAGCATCATCATTTTCGTCGGATGTGCAG GAAACTTGATGGTGATCTTGGCCGTGCGAACGACCAAGAAGCTACAGACCGTGTCCAACGCCTTCGTGGTCAACCTGAGCGTGTGTGACCTTCTCTTCGTCACCGTCATCCTGCCCTTCAACATGTACACCTACCTCACTGACGGGTGGAACTTGCCCCACGCACTCTGCAAGGCCATCGGCTTTCTGGGATACACTCTCACCG GCACGACCATCATCACCATAACGCTGATCGCCTGGAACCGCTACAAGCTTGTGGTGGACTCCCAGAGCTACCGCCGCCTCTTCTCGCCCAAACGTATCGCTGTCATGCTGACCATGGCCTGGGTGGTCCCCATGCTCAGCCTCATCCCCGCACTCCTGGAGGTCTGGGGGCGCTTTGGTTATGTGGCTATGATGGTTACCTGCAATCTTCTGCTGGACCACGACTCCCAGAGCTTCAAGCTGTTCCTGCTTATGGTGCGTGCTGTGGTGCCTTGCAGCCTCATCATCTACTACTACGTGCGCATCTACCGCACCACCAAGGCCTCACACCGCCGCGTACGTCAGGGGCGGCTGCTGGCGGCGTCGGTGGGTCAGCTTGACCAGATGATCCAGCGCAAGGAACTGCACCTGACCAAGATGATGGCCACCATCTTCATCGTCTTCGCCCTGTCCTACTTCCCCTGCACCGTGTCCTCCATCGTGGACTGGAACACTGTGCTGTCCAAGCGATTCCACATGTTCTGCCTCATCACCATCTACATGGGCAGCGCCGTCAACCCCCTCATCTACGGTCTGATGAACTCCCAGTTCCGCCTGGCCTACTACACCATCCTACTCTGCCAGTGCTGCAAGCCTGCCAAGGCTTCACACTACAGAACAGACACCGTCAGTCCAACTCTGTCCAGCAAAATCTACGCTAAGAGAAACAAGGGAAGAAAGAGCCACAACAGCCCCACGACCAAGCTAACCTCGGACAGTAATACTCCTGTCCCctccccacaacaacaacagcatatcTGCAAGTTCAGCCACGCCAACGAACAGGATTGTCCAACCCCTCTGTCCTCCCCCGAGAGCGTTGCACGTGCAAAGTTCAACTTACTGAGTGACACCGACAGCCCGCTCTCTTCTCCAGAGCCCAGTGTGCGTAGATTCATCAAACTGCAccgcacagagacagagaagaccTGTGTGCCAGATTATGAACCTGAGGTCGCTTCAAGTGAAGACATATAG